Sequence from the Torulaspora globosa chromosome 4, complete sequence genome:
AGATATATGCGACGCGAGGCGGGATCAGAGGGTTCTTCCCCGGGCTGGGCCCGGCTTTGATGAGATCTTTCCCTGCGAATGCGGCAACATTCCTCGGGGTCGAACTGACTCACTCGCTATTCAAGAACTATGGCTTGTAACTTATTTATCACTCTGCATGTAGTTGCCagttctttggctttgTCAATCCATTGACAGTGTAGAATTTGGTAGTGCAGGAGTAGCCCTTCCAGGTGAAGTCCTGGTTCGGGTTACAGTCGCACTTGTGGCTCAGTCTCACGTCGTCGTCCACTGGACACGCATGGAAGGGCGGATGGAAGTAACCCATCGAGTCGAAATGGTGAATTTCGTCACGGTTCAAGAACAGAGCCGCGGCAATGGAATGCACCGGGGCGTCGCCCCATCTCTCGTAGAAGAATCCGCCGGCCTTGTCCAGGTGTTCGAAGTAGGCAGAGTAGGCGGGACTCCTCCACAGGTCCAACGATGCGATCTCAAAGTTAGACCAGAAGTGGCACAGGTTGTAGGAGGACCCCtcgtcatcgctgatgAAGTCGAGCATGTTGTTTTTGGCTAAGTACTCTGGATGCTGGTCGATAAATTGCTTTGTAGTGGCCCACAGCGACTTGATGGTAGCTTCATACTCCTTGATCGAGATGGTGAAACCAtacttcttgttgttctCCCTcatgaacttgaagacATCATAGTCGATATCACAGTATAGCTTCACGTCCGGCTCCACACGCCAGTACCATTCGTACTCCTGCATCAGCGGATGCCGATAGAAAAGCCCGGACTCGTACCGGCACATGAATCTGTACGAAATCGAGTCTCCGTAGATGATCTTATCCGCCTTCATTTGACGACGGGTTTCAGCGGCCCTTTGCTGATCAATGTCGGGTGGGAAGCTCCACTGCTCCTTAGGGATCAATCCATACTTGGTGGTTCCACTGACCAACGAGCTGGTCACTCTCTTGAACTCGTCGGTGAACTCCTCATCGTTGAGAAACACCCAATCGTACTGAAACTTGTGATTGAACCGGTCCTCCACCGATTTTATCGCAGGAAGCAACGAATATAAGTCATCGTTACGTGCCAGCGTCACAAACGTAGCTTTTTCCTTACGGCCGGTGTATTTTGGATACTTTAACTGGTCAACTTTGTATCTTCCATTAGATTCCAGGATTGGAGCCGAGTTGATGCGGCCAGATCCGCCAAAAGATCCAACGTTAAAGACAATAAACAACGTCACCAAACCCACCAGCGTAAGGCCCAAGAGCTTGCCGAACCGTTTCTTGCCGGGAGAAATCTTCGCCTCCGCCAttctcgatcttctcaCTACAACCTCAACACCAGCTAACTGTGCAATATGCCAGAACCAACGGATCGCCGCACTGCTGGTATCCCATCGATCAGTCTTGGGCTTCCAGTTGACACTTCTATATAAGCTAGGCTTGACACTAAGAATTATCACTCCTGACGACGAAAAGTTTTTGAAGTGGCTATAAGGTGATGAACAGAAGAATAATGAGGGAAGAACACTAGATTATAGTGGTAGATCAGTGGTTTCGGATCGATCTTATCGCTGCAGGTTTGTCGATGGACGTTCAAACGGGATCTTTATCTTCGTCGATTGtggatttcttcaaaaaaCCGGTTGAAAAGAGGGGACAGGATTACAAAGAGATCGGAAATGACGTTAGTACGAGCAATCAAGGCTTAGACAACGGTTTACGAGAGGATGTGACTCTTCCCGATGGTCAAGGGTCGTTGATCCTTTACGAGACGAATTCACAGCTTAGACCGCCGGTTTTGCCCATCTTACCGGTCCAACGTTTGAGGTTGCTGAGGCATAAGCAGGAAGTGAGACGGAGATTGGGCTCTGATGTTCTTCTCTCAGTTGCCGGATCGCAGAGAACGCCTAGACTGAGCCTGTTAGATACTAGCTACTCTGAACAACACTCCTCCACGCCGTCGCCTGTGAAAGCGGCCGGAACTGCAGAGCCAGTCGAAACCTTGCAGGTTTTGAAGTCGCGAAAAGTGGGCAATAATCAGCGGCGGGGAACGAGATGGTCCGGGAGTTTCGATTACGATCTATCGGAATACGATAATCACCGTAAAGAGGGCAAGTGTGTCACGAATGTTGTGAAGAAGGACCATATCGACTCACCAAGCATAGCAGCGACGAAAATGGCGGCGCCTCCCGGTGGGCTATTCCAGGATATCAATGTCAGCCCGCTGTCCGCGGCTCAGCGAGATATCCTTCTTAAAGGCCAGCCGACATCCGCTGCTGGACAGCCAGTGGAAAGAGAGAGTACGATTGTCGCGGGGCGCAGTCAGGGCGATGCAATAGATGCCAGGCAGCACAAGGACAAGACCGTTCTTCCGTCTATAGGGTTCGATTTTATCAAACCTAGCGATACTCCTTCGAAGACAGGCGACCTTGAAGCAATTAAAATGGGAcagaagctgcaaaagGCGGAAAGTGAATCTCTTCAGTTCAAGCCTGCGGAGCAGCCATCGAAGCAGGCGGCTGTCTTGCCGGCTACAAAACCATCCTTCACTTTTACAGCTCTAAAGTCGAACATCGATGAACATGCTCATCGAgccagagaagaagaagaggacgcGGACGGGCCTAGAAGAAAAAGGGCTGCGCGTCTTTTCACTGATACTGCTACGTCCTCTGGTTTGAAGTCAAGTTCGCCTTCCAGCAGTCAAGACAACAACAAACCCGCCTTCTCGTTTGGGAAAGCTGTGACAGCGGATAAGGGCACGACAATGGTCTCTAGTGCGTCAACCGATAAGAAGCAGGCTTCGCAGCCATTGTTTAAATTTGGTAAACCAAACGAAAACaacgaggaggaaaaaAGCAAACCCGCAAACATCGGTTCGGTACCGTCTTTCTCGTTTAGCACCAAGCAAAGCGATGAAGCACAGTTGAACGGTCCGTCTCTATTGGGAAACGACCTTGCAAAATCTACCAAGACAGCTTTTTCGCTCGGGAGCGGTCCAGAATCTGCTGCTCAAGTATCATCACTTGGTAAGAGCTCCGAAAAAACGAGCGATGATTCTTCCCGCAAAGGTGAGGATGATGTTGCCGTTACGAGGGCAACACAGGCTCCCAGTTTTAACATTTCTACCGGTGAAAAGACGGCTGAAGTTAGCAAAACGTCATCTATTTTTGGTCAAGGTGCCGCCGATGATAAGAAagattcttcaacttcaacagCGTTCTCATTTGGTCCAAGCATCGCGCCCGGCCTGAAGGGTAAGCCAGCTGCTCCCTCGTTTACTTTTGGTAGCAGCACAGCTTCCGATAAGAAAGATCAACCAGCTGCTGTACCGTCGTTTTCATTTAATGGAAGTAAAGCTTCCGGTAAAGAAGACAAACTACCGAGCGCCACTCCATCAttctcttttggaagcGCAGTCTCTGAAAAGAAGGGGGCTTCCGTTGCATCATCATTCTCCTTTGGTAAAGGTGCTGAAATTGACAATAAAGACAAGACTGCCGCTCCGTCATTCTCCTTTGGTAAAAGCGTTGAACCTGACAATAAAGACAAGGCTGCCGCTCCGTCATTCTCCTTTGGTAAAGGTGTTGAAATTGACGGAAAGGGTCAACCTTCTGCATCATTCTCATTTGACAGCAGCGCAGCATCTGACAACAAAGAGAAGCCCCAAGCTCCATCATTCTCCTTTGGCACTAAAGCAGCAcctgagaagaaggaaactgCGGGTGTTCCGTCATTCTCTTTTGGCAACAGCCCATCCcttgagaagaaagatcaaccGGCCGCTGCGCCTTCGCTCTCTTTTGGTACCGCAAATGGCAATGATTCAAATCGTGCATCTCCTTCGCTTCCAACTAACGGGTTCacattcaaaaatttgaatgAAACGGGAGGTGCCCAGAAACCTTCGTTTAGTTTTGGTGTGACAGACGCGGCCAAATCTGGGAGATCGGTGTTCGGGACAGGCCCCGCTCAATCCATTCCTGCGCCTGTGACGAACAATGTCAATTTCACCTTCAACAAACCAAGCACTCTTGCAACTGACAATGACTCTTTGTCGAATATCTCAGGCACTGACAACAAAGCTGGTTTACCTTCGCTCGATTTTAAATTTGGAGCAGGGACTAATAATAACAAAAATACACCAATCAGTAC
This genomic interval carries:
- the KTR1 gene encoding alpha-1,2-mannosyltransferase KTR1 (ancestral locus Anc_2.185), translated to MAEAKISPGKKRFGKLLGLTLVGLVTLFIVFNVGSFGGSGRINSAPILESNGRYKVDQLKYPKYTGRKEKATFVTLARNDDLYSLLPAIKSVEDRFNHKFQYDWVFLNDEEFTDEFKRVTSSLVSGTTKYGLIPKEQWSFPPDIDQQRAAETRRQMKADKIIYGDSISYRFMCRYESGLFYRHPLMQEYEWYWRVEPDVKLYCDIDYDVFKFMRENNKKYGFTISIKEYEATIKSLWATTKQFIDQHPEYLAKNNMLDFISDDEGSSYNLCHFWSNFEIASLDLWRSPAYSAYFEHLDKAGGFFYERWGDAPVHSIAAALFLNRDEIHHFDSMGYFHPPFHACPVDDDVRLSHKCDCNPNQDFTWKGYSCTTKFYTVNGLTKPKNWQLHAE
- the NUP1 gene encoding FG-nucleoporin NUP1 (ancestral locus Anc_2.186), yielding MDVQTGSLSSSIVDFFKKPVEKRGQDYKEIGNDVSTSNQGLDNGLREDVTLPDGQGSLILYETNSQLRPPVLPILPVQRLRLLRHKQEVRRRLGSDVLLSVAGSQRTPRLSLLDTSYSEQHSSTPSPVKAAGTAEPVETLQVLKSRKVGNNQRRGTRWSGSFDYDLSEYDNHRKEGKCVTNVVKKDHIDSPSIAATKMAAPPGGLFQDINVSPLSAAQRDILLKGQPTSAAGQPVERESTIVAGRSQGDAIDARQHKDKTVLPSIGFDFIKPSDTPSKTGDLEAIKMGQKLQKAESESLQFKPAEQPSKQAAVLPATKPSFTFTALKSNIDEHAHRAREEEEDADGPRRKRAARLFTDTATSSGLKSSSPSSSQDNNKPAFSFGKAVTADKGTTMVSSASTDKKQASQPLFKFGKPNENNEEEKSKPANIGSVPSFSFSTKQSDEAQLNGPSLLGNDLAKSTKTAFSLGSGPESAAQVSSLGKSSEKTSDDSSRKGEDDVAVTRATQAPSFNISTGEKTAEVSKTSSIFGQGAADDKKDSSTSTAFSFGPSIAPGLKGKPAAPSFTFGSSTASDKKDQPAAVPSFSFNGSKASGKEDKLPSATPSFSFGSAVSEKKGASVASSFSFGKGAEIDNKDKTAAPSFSFGKSVEPDNKDKAAAPSFSFGKGVEIDGKGQPSASFSFDSSAASDNKEKPQAPSFSFGTKAAPEKKETAGVPSFSFGNSPSLEKKDQPAAAPSLSFGTANGNDSNRASPSLPTNGFTFKNLNETGGAQKPSFSFGVTDAAKSGRSVFGTGPAQSIPAPVTNNVNFTFNKPSTLATDNDSLSNISGTDNKAGLPSLDFKFGAGTNNNKNTPISTAPTTSVTNPFLGASQNNNNGFSFNVSGTANQNASAFGQTQPSQTAFGTTPSPTFGRSASPIVMNGSNSSSRAFTPSSTINMNFSNNATVNPSSVFSGKPAVLNMAANGPQQLFSNAPPPSQVFGTAPQSNGMAAGQVAQPAQQASALNFQLPPGRKLARMRQSRR